A section of the Mesorhizobium loti genome encodes:
- a CDS encoding formyl transferase — MSSSGATSAPIVVVTGGGQHVWAMINAIADRVGPVSVILEIPESKKQLLRGRARRQGCISAMGQLGTMVLSRLGKRILASHGARLIAEEKLEVEPRPGQEIIHVTSANGPECLQAIQKIQPGVVLLNGCRLISAGMLSKMPCPVLNYHAGITPKYRGMNGGYWALVSGDAQNFGTTVHLVDAGVDTGGVLRQARGKPKKGDTISTHALRQAAFSRDICVEAVRDALAGKLTTIDPGLPSKQWYHPTIWFYVWTGLRTGIW, encoded by the coding sequence ATGTCTTCATCGGGAGCAACGAGCGCGCCGATCGTCGTCGTGACCGGCGGCGGCCAGCATGTCTGGGCCATGATCAACGCAATCGCCGATCGCGTAGGTCCTGTCAGCGTCATCCTCGAAATCCCTGAATCCAAAAAGCAATTGCTGCGTGGCCGGGCTCGGCGCCAGGGCTGCATCTCGGCCATGGGCCAGCTTGGCACGATGGTGCTGAGCAGGTTGGGCAAGCGGATTCTCGCCAGCCATGGCGCGCGATTGATCGCGGAGGAGAAACTGGAGGTCGAGCCGCGACCGGGCCAGGAGATCATCCACGTGACTTCGGCCAATGGGCCCGAGTGCCTGCAGGCGATCCAGAAGATCCAGCCAGGCGTCGTGCTGCTCAACGGTTGCCGGCTGATTTCGGCCGGGATGCTGAGCAAGATGCCCTGCCCGGTGCTCAACTACCATGCGGGCATCACGCCAAAATATCGCGGCATGAATGGCGGCTATTGGGCTCTGGTATCAGGTGACGCGCAGAATTTCGGCACGACTGTCCATCTCGTCGATGCTGGCGTCGACACTGGCGGCGTGCTGAGGCAGGCGCGTGGCAAACCGAAAAAAGGCGACACCATCTCAACTCACGCACTGCGCCAGGCGGCGTTCTCGCGCGACATCTGCGTCGAGGCCGTGCGCGATGCACTGGCCGGAAAACTCACGACGATCGACCCGGGCCTGCCTTCGAAACAATGGTATCACCCGACGATCTGGTTCTACGTCTGGACCGGCCTCAGAACCGGAATCTGGTAG
- a CDS encoding entericidin A/B family lipoprotein, protein MKLLRIAPIAILACALALTACANTIRGVGKDVKSTARAVKDTVAN, encoded by the coding sequence ATGAAACTGCTGCGTATCGCGCCGATTGCCATTCTTGCCTGTGCCCTGGCCCTTACGGCCTGCGCCAACACCATTCGGGGCGTCGGCAAGGATGTCAAATCGACGGCTAGGGCTGTCAAAGACACTGTCGCCAACTGA
- a CDS encoding virulence factor has product MADLIVVYWRDIPAQVIVKKGRQNAKRELPLRFTEAIDMCAMRTGAGGTDDYLAEWRKADPVPVGDDLEAEVEKAFQELDAKYDRERLVALVKAGGKENV; this is encoded by the coding sequence ATGGCCGATCTTATCGTCGTCTACTGGCGCGACATCCCTGCCCAGGTCATCGTCAAGAAGGGCCGGCAGAACGCCAAGCGTGAGCTGCCGCTGCGCTTCACCGAGGCCATTGACATGTGCGCCATGCGCACCGGCGCCGGCGGCACCGACGACTATCTGGCCGAATGGCGCAAGGCCGATCCGGTCCCGGTTGGCGACGACCTCGAAGCCGAGGTCGAAAAGGCTTTTCAGGAGCTCGATGCGAAATACGACCGCGAGCGGCTCGTCGCTCTGGTCAAGGCGGGCGGGAAAGAAAATGTCTGA
- a CDS encoding DUF1638 domain-containing protein: protein MVKTQKTKPNQTDRLLIIACGMIAREVLAVKEQLGLDHLDLTCLPAEFHFYPDRIAPAMDKAIGKARAEGYEHIFVGYADCGTGGLLDRVIEKHGVARMAGPHCFAFYQGMEAYAKVADDDMMSFYMTDFLCRQFDAFFMKPLGLDKHPELIKDYFGNYEKLIYLAQTDDPELDKVAEKAAALLGLAYERRATGYGDLTAGMAQAAKVT from the coding sequence TTGGTCAAGACGCAAAAAACGAAACCGAATCAGACAGACAGGCTGCTCATCATCGCCTGCGGAATGATTGCGCGCGAGGTATTGGCCGTCAAGGAACAGCTCGGGCTGGATCACCTTGACCTGACCTGCCTGCCGGCGGAGTTTCACTTCTATCCCGACCGTATCGCGCCCGCCATGGACAAGGCGATCGGGAAGGCCAGGGCGGAGGGTTACGAGCACATCTTCGTCGGCTATGCCGATTGCGGCACCGGTGGCCTGCTCGACCGCGTCATCGAGAAGCATGGCGTCGCGCGCATGGCCGGCCCGCATTGCTTCGCCTTCTATCAAGGCATGGAAGCCTATGCCAAGGTTGCCGACGACGACATGATGTCCTTCTACATGACGGATTTCCTCTGCCGCCAGTTCGATGCCTTCTTCATGAAGCCGCTGGGCCTCGACAAGCACCCTGAGCTGATCAAGGACTATTTCGGCAACTACGAGAAGCTGATCTATCTCGCCCAGACCGATGATCCCGAACTCGACAAGGTCGCGGAAAAGGCCGCCGCCCTGCTTGGCCTCGCCTATGAGCGGCGCGCGACCGGTTATGGCGACCTGACCGCGGGAATGGCGCAGGCGGCGAAGGTCACCTGA
- a CDS encoding DUF4893 domain-containing protein: MILRPLLAAIGLLCCTLPTLADGEVQKLITPADKTRLDKYGETRKAALAEAKAGNPAEVKQLDALLAKPLVSFSDKDLTGNWKCRTIKAGGLSPLVIYGWFKCKVTDDGSGWRLEKISGSQRTQGRFFDDNEKRAIYLGSASVNNDRAKPYGSGPQTDQVGYAYRTGAGEWRIELPAPYYESKLDIIEVKR; the protein is encoded by the coding sequence ATGATCCTTCGCCCACTGCTTGCGGCCATCGGCCTGCTCTGCTGCACCTTGCCAACCCTTGCCGACGGCGAGGTGCAGAAGCTGATCACGCCTGCCGACAAGACCCGTCTCGACAAGTATGGCGAGACGCGCAAGGCGGCGCTTGCCGAGGCGAAGGCGGGCAATCCGGCCGAGGTCAAACAGCTCGATGCCTTGCTGGCGAAGCCGCTGGTCTCGTTCTCCGACAAGGACCTGACCGGCAATTGGAAGTGCCGCACCATCAAGGCAGGCGGGTTGAGCCCGCTCGTCATCTATGGCTGGTTCAAGTGCAAGGTGACCGACGACGGCTCCGGCTGGCGGCTGGAAAAGATCAGCGGGTCCCAGCGAACCCAAGGCCGCTTCTTCGACGACAACGAGAAACGCGCCATCTATCTCGGCTCCGCCTCCGTCAACAACGATCGGGCCAAACCTTACGGCAGCGGCCCGCAGACCGACCAGGTCGGCTATGCCTACCGCACCGGCGCCGGCGAATGGCGCATCGAACTTCCCGCACCCTACTACGAATCGAAGCTCGACATCATCGAGGTCAAGCGCTGA
- a CDS encoding methylenetetrahydrofolate reductase C-terminal domain-containing protein, translating to MSETNPAVTQATLVKKAAPKSDYKPADVSPQRRVQRSFAVRLWSIRHSRLLEWFYSRFADMFLLLHPLWKGIGYGRVEAPIKFVEKRVKGFMFDCRMCGQCILSSTGMSCPMNCPKQLRNGPCGGVRANGNCEVEPDMPCVWVKAWEGSQNMVNSDKILAVQKPVDQSLRETSAWLRVTAQAAAAREAAAAPKTGAAA from the coding sequence ATGTCTGAGACGAACCCGGCGGTTACCCAGGCCACCCTGGTCAAGAAGGCAGCGCCGAAATCCGACTACAAGCCGGCCGACGTGTCGCCGCAGCGGCGCGTGCAGCGTTCTTTCGCGGTGAGGCTGTGGTCGATCCGGCATTCGCGCCTGCTCGAATGGTTCTATTCCCGTTTCGCCGACATGTTTCTGCTCCTGCACCCCCTGTGGAAGGGCATAGGCTACGGTCGCGTCGAGGCCCCGATCAAATTCGTCGAGAAGCGCGTCAAAGGCTTTATGTTCGACTGCCGCATGTGCGGCCAGTGCATCCTGTCCTCGACCGGCATGTCATGCCCGATGAACTGCCCCAAGCAACTGCGCAACGGTCCCTGCGGCGGCGTGCGTGCCAACGGCAATTGCGAGGTCGAGCCCGATATGCCCTGCGTCTGGGTCAAGGCCTGGGAAGGTTCGCAGAACATGGTCAACTCGGACAAGATCCTGGCCGTGCAGAAGCCGGTCGACCAGTCGTTGCGCGAAACGTCGGCCTGGCTGCGGGTCACCGCGCAGGCGGCGGCAGCCCGTGAAGCCGCTGCCGCGCCAAAGACCGGAGCCGCCGCATGA
- a CDS encoding NAD-dependent epimerase/dehydratase family protein — MRILLTGSSGWLGGTLAPRLRALGHEVIGLDPVPSVETRMIGSIADRDMVMRAVRDNGIEAIIHSGALHKPNIESRANSDFVATNVQGTLNLLDAAVATGVERFVFTSTTSLMISQAIRDGFKGGARKAAWLTEAMSPEPRNIYGVTKLSAEHLCRLYHLEHGLPVVVLRTARFFPEADDMAHAIEQSDANTKANELLFRRLTVEDAAEAHVAALEKAPQLGFDVFIVCAPTPFQPDDCAALIRDAPSVVARYFPDFAALYARKGWTMFSSIDRVYDASRARDRLGFVCRTSFTDVLAALRAENGPG; from the coding sequence ATGCGAATCTTGCTCACGGGATCGTCGGGTTGGCTGGGCGGCACCCTGGCGCCGCGCTTGCGCGCGCTTGGTCATGAGGTGATTGGCCTCGACCCTGTTCCATCGGTCGAAACGCGGATGATCGGCTCGATCGCCGATCGTGACATGGTCATGCGGGCGGTCAGGGATAATGGTATCGAAGCCATCATCCACAGCGGCGCGCTGCACAAGCCCAACATAGAGAGCCGCGCCAACAGCGATTTCGTCGCCACCAATGTGCAGGGCACGCTCAACCTGCTCGACGCGGCGGTGGCGACCGGCGTCGAGCGCTTTGTGTTCACCTCGACAACATCGCTGATGATCTCGCAGGCGATACGCGACGGCTTCAAGGGTGGCGCGCGCAAGGCGGCGTGGCTAACCGAAGCGATGTCGCCGGAGCCGCGTAATATCTATGGCGTCACCAAGCTCTCGGCCGAACATCTTTGCCGCCTCTATCATCTTGAGCACGGCCTGCCGGTGGTCGTCCTGCGAACGGCCCGCTTCTTTCCCGAAGCCGATGACATGGCGCATGCGATCGAACAATCGGATGCCAACACCAAGGCGAACGAATTGCTGTTCCGGCGGTTGACGGTGGAAGATGCGGCCGAGGCCCATGTCGCCGCGCTGGAGAAGGCGCCACAGCTTGGCTTCGATGTTTTCATCGTCTGTGCGCCGACACCGTTCCAACCTGATGATTGCGCGGCATTGATCAGGGATGCGCCGTCGGTGGTCGCGCGGTATTTCCCGGACTTCGCGGCGCTCTACGCGCGCAAGGGCTGGACGATGTTTTCCTCCATCGACAGGGTCTATGACGCGTCGCGGGCGAGGGACAGGCTGGGTTTTGTCTGCAGGACGAGCTTTACCGATGTGCTGGCGGCGTTAAGGGCTGAGAACGGGCCAGGTTAG
- a CDS encoding corrinoid protein has product MSDDEIILSELSDDELVQQMHDDLYDGLKEEIEEGTRILLERGWVPYKVLTEALVEGMRIVGEDFRDGILFVPEVLLSANAMKAGMFILRPLLAATGAPKQGKMVIGTVKGDIHDIGKNLVGMMMEGAGFDVIDLGINNAVEKYLDAIEQHQPDIIGMSALLTTTMPYMKVVIDTMKEKGIRDDYVVLVGGAPLNEEFGKAVGADAYCRDAAVAVETAKDFMKRKHNVRASA; this is encoded by the coding sequence ATGTCCGACGACGAGATCATCCTTTCTGAACTTTCCGACGACGAGTTGGTGCAGCAGATGCACGACGACCTCTATGACGGGTTGAAGGAAGAGATCGAGGAAGGCACGCGCATTCTGCTGGAGCGCGGCTGGGTGCCTTACAAGGTGCTCACCGAGGCGCTTGTCGAAGGCATGCGCATCGTCGGCGAGGATTTCCGCGACGGCATCCTGTTCGTTCCCGAAGTGCTGCTCTCCGCCAACGCCATGAAGGCCGGCATGTTCATCCTGCGCCCGCTGCTGGCCGCCACCGGCGCGCCCAAGCAAGGCAAGATGGTGATCGGCACCGTCAAGGGCGACATCCACGACATCGGCAAGAACCTGGTGGGCATGATGATGGAGGGCGCCGGCTTCGACGTCATCGACCTCGGCATCAACAATGCGGTCGAGAAATATCTCGATGCGATCGAGCAGCATCAGCCCGACATCATCGGCATGTCGGCGCTTTTGACCACGACCATGCCCTACATGAAGGTCGTCATCGATACGATGAAGGAAAAGGGCATCCGCGACGACTATGTCGTGCTGGTTGGCGGCGCCCCGCTCAACGAGGAATTCGGCAAGGCCGTCGGCGCCGACGCCTATTGCCGCGATGCCGCGGTGGCGGTCGAGACCGCCAAGGACTTCATGAAGCGCAAGCATAACGTGCGCGCTTCCGCCTGA